The Bombus vancouverensis nearcticus chromosome 7, iyBomVanc1_principal, whole genome shotgun sequence region GAAGATGCAGCTTGAATATTTAAACACCAATCAATGTCTTTAACCTAAAACAGAATAAATTAGTATAAAATGCATGTTCTTATTTCCTACATCCATCCATGTAGATACTATTGATGGTCATTATCATCGTGACATACCTGAACAGGAAATATAGACATCTGTCTAAAATGATCGATTATTCCTTTACTATATGTAATCCATGcatttaaaaatatctgaatTTTCTCATCATCCGTTTTAAAAGTGTCCTTCAAAGTGTTTTCCATCAATTGTGGTTTTACAATATTGCAAGTAGCTtgtttgtaaattaatattatcgcATCTAAAAGGCAAGTTAGATCATCCTTATTCAAATCCAAGGAAACCAATagtttttcctcttcttcttcactGAATATTTTTGTATCAATAGCAGACTGTAGCGTCTGACAAATACGATTAATTAGTAAGCGGAATTTACTGTTGTCTACCTGATTTGCTATTTTTAAACCTCGTTCGAGCCTAAAACAAATAATGCCGATTTAGATGAAACAACTGAAATATGAGATTACTATACTACGAATCTAAAATTTGCTGTGAGTGTCGTTTAtcgaacaaaaaaaagaaaaatgtttgataaaCAACACTCACAGCAAATTTTagatttttcttgtttttaagATAATTCATTAGTTACAATGAACCaatttaataagaaataaagATTTAAATACTACCGCGGTGTCACTGTGATCCACGAAGCCATGATACTTGACACATTTATAGGTTATGCGACTAACTTGAGAATAAAAAGTTGAAGGAATCAATGAACATGATTTGACATTACATCTTTAGTATTAATTTAGTTAATCAGCgctgaaattttcaaaaatagcAGTTAGTTGTGTGCTGTATTCTTATATCACGAATTATGCATGTATTTAGGTGGGTATATTAGTACTGAAACTGTGCACTTGataattttaacattaattAAGATTTGCACTATATCGTATTTGTACTATGAATATGATTTATACAGATATATACTGCAGTCAAAGTAACTAGGTCTAAGACTAACTAGAtctaggaaaaaataatttaaggtCTATCAAAAGTTTATTACCCACACATTAATGCACGTGCGCATACCGTGATCACTGGATCAAAGTACATAGATAAGATTATGAGTGTGTAGAAAACAACACGGTAGTTCGAAATTTTTCAGAATAATTAATGATGTCCTCAGATTATACCGAATACGACAAGGTACtacttaaaataattattttttaaaaataattattcagaTAGATATTATAACTTCAATATGTATAAGTttaatacttttattattttacaggAACATCCACGAATTTTAATTCCTGAACTATGTAAACAATTTTATGATCTAGGATGGGTAACTGGTACTGGTGGAGGAATATCTATTAAACACAAGTAAATAATATTGTcttcttatattatatattaaagttaatatgttaatataaaataataattatatttatagagACAAAATTTATATTGCCCCATCCGGTGTTCAGAAAGAACGCATTTGTCCGGATGAAATGTTTGTACAAGATATTAGTGGAAATGATTTAGAACTGCCACCAGTAGAGAAAAAGTTGAAGAAATCTCAATGCACTCCGTTATTTATGTGTGCATATATAAGGAGAAATGCTGGAGCTGTAATTCATACCCATTCAAAATTTGCTGTAATGGTGACATTACATTGGCCTGGGAAAGAATTTCGTGTTACCCATCTTGAGATGATAAAGGGTATAAAatgataattatattattacatgtatttgtaattataatatatatgtatatactctttcgtttatttatgaaaatatatcgATATTATATAATGTAGGCATAAGGAATCAAAAATTGGGAAAAGCATATCGTTACGACGAAGAATTAGTGGTACCCATAATAGAAAATACTCCGTTTGAAGAGGAC contains the following coding sequences:
- the LOC117166629 gene encoding putative methylthioribulose-1-phosphate dehydratase, whose product is MMSSDYTEYDKEHPRILIPELCKQFYDLGWVTGTGGGISIKHKDKIYIAPSGVQKERICPDEMFVQDISGNDLELPPVEKKLKKSQCTPLFMCAYIRRNAGAVIHTHSKFAVMVTLHWPGKEFRVTHLEMIKGIRNQKLGKAYRYDEELVVPIIENTPFEEDLKDELEKTIIAYPETCAVLVRRHGVYVWGDTWQQAKTMTECYDYLFDIALQMKLSGLDPAAVPKDYVHNNKE
- the Vlet gene encoding COMM domain containing 10 protein valette — its product is MASWITVTPRLERGLKIANQVDNSKFRLLINRICQTLQSAIDTKIFSEEEEEKLLVSLDLNKDDLTCLLDAIILIYKQATCNIVKPQLMENTLKDTFKTDDEKIQIFLNAWITYSKGIIDHFRQMSIFPVQVKDIDWCLNIQAASSSIKKDARPMSLLQLNLTGEEESKLTVEFDKKELIDLYHNLEKIQSQLDAFK